The Paenibacillus sp. FSL H7-0357 nucleotide sequence TCTGTCGAGCGACTAAATATATTTAGTGATGTTATCATATCCGTTGTTACTTGAAGTTGTTTATCCAGTGCAGTGGCGGCGGCAGTGATAGCCGGATCGTTTCGGATCGAATGCGGAAGGAGATCAAGCAGGCTTACCGTTTGAATATTAATCATCAACAAGACCTCCATAGGTGATTGTTGTCGTACCCTCCTGTGCAATTTGGGTCATTGTCAAAGCCGTATACACTGGTGCTGTCGGCACTACGCGCAGCGCACCCGCTTCCATGACACGGGTAATCAATTCAGAAGGATTGATATGTCGACCAAGCTTGGACTTTTGCCAGAGCTGATAATCAGCGATTGCGGTTGTTACCGCCGCCTGAATGCTAGATACTTCCGAAGCCCGACTGCGGCTAATGTAATAGGTAACAGTAGTGTTATAAGATTCAGGTGTCGGGGCAATTACCTTCACCTGATCCGTCAATGGCCTAATGCCGCGGTCATCCAATATCTCACTGACGGCATCAAGGATATCCTGGCCTGGAATCTGTCCACCAATAAGCAAAGGAACTATTGTCACCTTACCATCATCCGGGGAATAGGCATGCACATCCAGAATTGCTGCAGATGTGGATTTTGCCCAAAACTCGTACGCCCCCTGCGGACCAGCTGTACTATACGAATCCGGAGCTGCCCGGATGCGATCCCGAAAGGCTTCATCCGTCTCCTCTGCAGA carries:
- a CDS encoding baseplate assembly protein codes for the protein MLYADLPEIQFVAEEAADIQRNVIAIYEGLTGRTLQPADPVRLFLSSLAVLIVQQRVLINQTAKGNLLRYASGVLLDHMGAFQGSERLPASSAITTLQFTLSIPLLAVTSIPAGTRVGILGGDGSIYFATTEYVEIPAGATTGTVTAICSSLGTGGNGFLPGQINVLMDQLPFVQSVINSTISSGGSAEETDEAFRDRIRAAPDSYSTAGPQGAYEFWAKSTSAAILDVHAYSPDDGKVTIVPLLIGGQIPGQDILDAVSEILDDRGIRPLTDQVKVIAPTPESYNTTVTYYISRSRASEVSSIQAAVTTAIADYQLWQKSKLGRHINPSELITRVMEAGALRVVPTAPVYTALTMTQIAQEGTTTITYGGLVDD